One Oryza glaberrima chromosome 11, OglaRS2, whole genome shotgun sequence genomic region harbors:
- the LOC127754105 gene encoding pentatricopeptide repeat-containing protein At1g09190-like — MAGDGEPPTPPPPTALSAAVTTPDGWHPRTAERRLLHLLHHSPPARRRPLELLAFAVRHCLPSSPPSPHHHSLAALLLLSSPPPPALPLLRLVPPHAPPPLPLLNAAIRALSASSPPLAFRLLSSLRRLHAPDRLSFLPLLGCVSSLSALSAVHALLLRLGFLSHHAISLALLKPYPLHYARVLFDEMPQRNKCTVAYNTLITACFRADDLGAARHLFDEMQRYKRSRRSVVSWNVMIAGCAWCKKDDIAILCFERMVREGEVAPDDGTLAAVLPVCGRLGNVGVGRWAHEHARKSGLLDRKVHVANAVMDMYCKCGDVHSAREVFKGMRQRSVVSWNTMISGFSLNGHGIEGIELYREMRTHGEMPNEVTFLGVLGCCAHAGAVDVGRDIFQSMQLEHGIEPVIEHYGCMVDLLGRSGLLEEAYAMIQGMPMRPNAAIWGALLSACHAHSGISIAEVALKELINLEPWNSGNYVLLANLYAETGRWEDAGDARRLMRRMSVQKAPGQSLIEETEFQFTNI; from the coding sequence atggccggcgacggcgagccgcccacgcctccgccgccgacggcgctgTCCGCCGCGGTGACGACGCCGGACGGGTGGCACCCgcgcacggcggagcggcgcctcctccacctcctgcaCCACTCCCCtcccgcgcggcggcgaccgctcGAGCTCCTCGCCTTCGCCGTCCGCCACTGcctcccgtcgtcgccgccgtccccgcaccACCACTCcctcgccgcgctgctgctcctctcctccccgccgccgccggctctcccgctcctccgcctcgtcccGCCTCacgcgccgcctccgctgcctcTCCTCAACGCCGCCATCAGGGCCCtctcggcctcctcgccgccgctcgcgttccggctcctctcctccctccgccgcctccacgcgcccGACCGCCTCTCGTTCCTGCCCCTCCTAGGTTGCGTATCGTCCCTTTCTGCCCTCTCCGCAGTCCACGCGCTTCTTCTCCGCCTCGGCTTCCTTTCACATCACGCCATCTCTCTCGCGCTCCTCAAGCCATATCCTCTCCACTACGCCCGCGTCCTGTTTGACGAAATGCCGCAGAGGAACAAGTGCACCGTCGCCTACAACACACTCATCACGGCCTGTTTCCGAGCTGATGATCTTGGTGCCGCACGCCACCTGTTTGACGAAATGCAGAGATACAAGCGCTCCAGGAGGAGCGTGGTTTCTTGGAATGTTATGATCGCGGGGTGTGCTTGGTGCAAGAAGGATGATATTGCGATCTTGTGCTTTGAGAGGATGGTcagggagggggaggtggcACCAGATGATGGGACCCTTGCTGCTGTGCTGCCGGTCTGTGGGAGGTTGGGGAATGTCGGGGTGGGGAGATGGGCACATGAGCATGCACGTAAGAGTGGGTTGCTAGACAGGAAAGTACATGTTGCAAATGCAGTGATGGATATGTATTGCAAGTGTGGTGATGTCCATAGTGCAAGGGAGGTATTCAAGGGAATGCGACAGCGGAGTGTGGTGAGCTGGAACACCATGATTTCAGGATTTTCATTGAATGGCCATGGGATTGAGGGCATTGAGCTTTACCGGGAGATGAGGACACACGGTGAGATGCCCAATGAAGTGACATTTCTGGGGGTGCTTGGCTGCTGTGCGCATGCTGGGGCTGTGGATGTTGGGAGGGACATCTTCCAGAGCATGCAGCTAGAGCATGGTATTGAGCCAGTAATTGAGCATTATGGTTGTATGGTAGATTTACTTGGAAGATCTGGCCTTCTTGAGGAGGCATATGCAATGATTCAAGGGATGCCAATGAGACCTAATGCTGCGATATGGGGTGCACTGCTAAGCGCATGCCATGCTCATTCTGGGATTAGCATAGCTGAGGTGGCACTGAAAGAACTTATTAACCTTGAACCATGGAACTCAGGGAACTATGTGCTGTTGGCCAATCTTTATGCGGAAACAGGACGATGGGAGGATGCAGGGGATGCGAGGAGACTGATGAGGAGGATGAGTGTGCAAAAGGCTCCAGGGCAGAGCTTAATCGAAGAAACCGAGTTTCAGTTCACAAATATATGA
- the LOC127754113 gene encoding uncharacterized protein LOC127754113, whose protein sequence is MGWAARFLTAVSFLAAGVLFAPDALLGGSGRSGAGVAAARLAHVLCFATAWGAALWVTFIGGIVMFKYLPRHQFGSLQGKMFPAYFMLISVCSAISVAAFAYLHPWKTASTIERYQLGFLISALGFDLSNLLVFTPMTTEMMMRRHKIEKDLGIGSEVGFSKNAEVAKTSPTLAAMNKKFGMIHGLSSLANIMAFGSLAMHSWYLASKLQI, encoded by the exons ATGGGGTGGGCGGCGCGGTTCCTCACGGCGGtgtccttcctcgccgccggcgtgctctTCGCGCCGGACGCGCTCCTCGGCGGCTCCGGCCGGTCCGGCGCCGGagtcgcggcggcgaggctggcgcACGTGCTCTGCTTCGCCACCGCCTGGGGCGCCGCGCTCTGGGTCACCTTCATCGGCGGCATCGTCATGTTCAA GTATTTGCCAAGGCACCAGTTTGGGAGTCTACAAGGGAAAATGTTCCCAGCCTACTTCATGTTGATATCAGTATGCTCGGCTATATCAGTGGCAGCTTTTGCATATCTACATCCTTGGAAGACGGCATCTACCATTGAGCGTTATCAGCTTGGATTCTTGATCTCTGCCCTTGGTTTTGACCTTTCCAACCTTCTGGTTTTCACTCCCATGACCACCGAG ATGATGATGAGGCGGCACAAGATCGAGAAAGACCTCGGCATTGGCAGCGAGGTCGGGTTTTCGAAGAACGCGGAGGTGGCGAAGACAAGCCCGACGCTGGCGGCCATGAACAAGAAGTTCGGGATGATCCATGGCCTGTCGTCTCTGGCCAACATCATGGCGTTCGGTAGCCTTGCAATGCACTCCTGGTACCTTGCCAGCAAGCTCCAGATCTGA
- the LOC127754101 gene encoding probable beta-D-xylosidase 2 codes for MRRLLLLPLLVLAGAAAGGGVVPVAARSAFACAAGGPAATLPFCRRSLPARARARDLVARLTRAEKVRLLVNNAAGVPRLGVAGYEWWSEALHGVSDTGPGVRFGGAFPGATAFPQVIGTAASFNATLWELIGQAVSDEGRAMYNGGQAGLTFWSPNVNIFRDPRWGRGQETPGEDPAVAARYAAAYVRGLQQQQPSSGRLKLAACCKHFTAYDLDNWSGTDRFHFNAVVTRQDLEDTFNVPFRSCVVDGGAASVMCSYNQVNGVPTCADAAFLRGTIRRRWGLAGYIVSDCDSVDVFYSDQHYTRTREDAVAATLRAGLDLDCGPFLAQYTEGAVAQGKVGDGDIDAAVTNTVTVQMRLGMFDGDPAAQPFGHLGPQHVCTAAHQELAVEAARQGIVLLKNDGRALPLSQATARRAVAVVGPHAEATVAMIGNYAGKPCRYTTPLQGVARYAARAAHQPGCTDVACAGGAQPIAAAVDAARRADATIVVAGLDQKIEAEGLDRASLLLPGRQAELISSVAKASKGPVILVLMSGGPIDIGFAQNDPKIAGILWAGYPGQAGGQAIADVIFGHHNPGGKLPVTWYPQDYLQKVPMTNMAMRANPAKGYPGRTYRFYTGPTIHPFGHGLSYTSFTHSIAHAPSQLTVRLSAAAASTSTSLNATSAAARHPRAAVRVAHARCEELRMPVHVDVKNVGERDGAHTVLVYAAAAPPSEARDGSGAPVRQLVAFEKVHVAAGGTARVEMGIDVCDGLSVADRNGVRRIPVGERSLIIGELTHTVTIALEQLGL; via the exons ATGCGgcgcctcctgctcctcccgCTCCTGGTGCtcgccggggcggcggccggcgggggcgtCGTCCCCGTCGCGGCGCGGTCGGCGTTCGCGTGCGCGGCGggcgggccggcggcgacgctgccGTTCTGCAGGCGGTCGctgccggcgcgggcgcgggcgcgcgacCTGGTGGCGCGGCTGACGCGCGCCGAGAAGGTGCGGCTGCTGGTGAACAacgccgccggcgtgccgcgGCTGGGCGTCGCCGGGTACGAGTGGTGGTCGGAGGCGCTCCACGGCGTGTCCGACACGGGGCCCGGGGTGAGGTTCGGCGGCGCGTTCCCCGGCGCCACCGCGTTCCCGCAGGTCATCGGCACCGCCGCGTCGTTCAACGCCACCCTCTGGGAGCTCATCGGGCAG GCGGTGTCCGACGAGGGTCGCGCCATGTACAATGGCGGTCAGGCGGGGCTGACGTTCTGGAGCCCCAACGTGAACATCTTCCGCGACCCGCGGTGGGGCCGCGGCCAGGAGACCCCCGGCGAggaccccgccgtcgccgcccgctaCGCCGCCGCCTACGTCCGCGgcctccagcagcagcaaccctcctccggccgcctcaAGCTCGCCGCCTGCTGCAAGCACTTCACCGCCTACGACCTCGACAACTGGTCCGGCACCGACCGCTTCCACTTCAACGCCGTCGTCACGCGCCAGGACCTCGAGGACACCTTCAATGTCCCCTTCCGCTCctgcgtcgtcgacggcggcgccgccagcgTCATGTGCTCCTACAACCAGGTCAACGGCGTGCCCACCTGCGCCGACGCGGCGTTCCTCCGCGGCACcatccgccgccggtgggggcTCGCCGGGTACATCGTCTCCGACTGCGATTCGGTTGACGTGTTCTACAGTGACCAGCACTACACGCGGACCAGGGAGGACGCCGTCGCGGCGACGCTCCGGGCGGGGCTCGACCTCGACTGCGGCCCGTTCCTGGCGCAGTACACCGAGGGCGCCGTCGCGCAGGGGAAGGTCGGCGATGGCGACATTGATGCAGCGGTGACGAACACCGTCACGGTGCAGATGCGGCTCGGGATGTTCGACGGCGACCCGGCGGCGCAGCCGTTCGGGCACCTGGGCCCGCAGCACGTGTGCACGGCGGCGCACCAGGAGctcgcggtggaggcggcgcggcaggggatCGTCCTCCTCAAGAACGACGGGCGGGCGCTGCCGCTGTCGCAGGCGacggcgcgccgcgccgtcgccgtcgtgggcCCGCACGCCGAGGCGACGGTGGCGATGATTGGGAACTACGCCGGGAAGCCGTGCAGGTACACCACGCCGCTGCAGGGCGTCGCCCGGTACGCCGCGCGGGCCGCGCACCAGCCGGGCTGCACCGACGTGGCGTGCGCGGGCGGCGCCCAGCCGATCGCGGCGGCCGTcgacgccgctcgccgcgctgACGCGACCATTGTCGTCGCCGGGCTCGACCAGAAGATCGAGGCGGAGGGGCTGGACCGCGcgagcctcctcctccctggcCGGCAAGCCGAGCTCATCTCGTCGGTGGCGAAGGCGTCGAAAGGGCCGGTGATCCTGGTGCTCATGTCCGGTGGCCCCATCGACATCGGGTTCGCGCAGAACGACCCGAAGATCGCCGGAATCCTGTGGGCTGGGTACCCCGGCCAGGCCGGCGGGCAGGCCATCGCTGACGTCATCTTCGGCCACCACAACCCAG GAGGGAAGCTGCCGGTGACATGGTACCCGCAAGATTACCTGCAGAAGGTGCCGATGACGAACATGGCGATGCGTGCCAATCCGGCCAAGGGCTACCCCGGCCGGACCTACCGCTTCTACACCGGCCCGACCATCCACCCCTTCGGCCATGGCCTCAGCTACACCTCCTTCACCCACTCCATCGCCCACGCGCCGTCGCAGCTCACcgtccgcctctccgccgccgccgcctccacctccacctcgctCAAcgccacgtcggcggcggccagacacccccgcgccgccgtgcgcgtcgCGCACGCGCGGTGCGAGGAGCTGAGGATGCCGGTGCACGTCGACGTCAAGAACGTGGGAGAACGAGACGGCGCGCACACGGTGCTCGtgtacgccgccgcggcgccgccgtcggaggcccgcgacggcagcggcgcgccGGTGCGGCAGCTGGTGGCGTTCGAGAAGGTGCACGTGGCCGCCGGCGGGACGGCGAGGGTGGAGATGGGCATCGACGTGTGCGACGGGCTCAGCGTCGCCGACCGGAACGGGGTCCGAAGGATCCCCGTCGGCGAGCGCAGCCTCATCATCGGCGAGCTCACGCACACCGTCACCATCGCCCTCGAGCAGCTAGGGTTATAG